From Phragmites australis chromosome 5, lpPhrAust1.1, whole genome shotgun sequence, a single genomic window includes:
- the LOC133919134 gene encoding E3 ubiquitin-protein ligase RING1-like, translated as MAPDTPKPKITQPPHQDPPDPPDCQDSERGCSPPVLPPPSSSPAPHGRSTFVTALIIAGSVLAFLAVCLSIFLFVRRRRQRRLEALLEATLPPAPAAAFPDGDGGGGPDPEEDAVHHAWHIRTVGLDEAAIESIALTRYRAGAGGVLGASDCAVCLGEFRDGELLRLLPKCTHAFHVPCIDTWLRAHVNCPLCRARVLDPATAEQPDPPAEADADAERDIGALEHEQPGQHADDQQELRVHIEQRDQPSSSPEQRHRQPGPRGRNFRRFASMDSPWPIEAPEDEQRGGDEKQGTGGAVYCELSPGSGHLKNHRGMKRSLSVGSRWALASQHCRRSYSLLPL; from the coding sequence ATGGCACCGGACACCCCGAAACCTAAAATTACTCAGCCTCCCCACCAGgaccctcctgaccctccggaCTGCCAGGATTCAGAGAGAGGATGCTCGCCTCcggttcttcctcctccttcctcctctcccgccCCCCACGGCCGCAGTACCTTCGTCACCGCCCTCATCATCGCCGGCTCGGTGCTCGCGTTCCTCGCCGTCTGCCTCTCCATATTTCTCTTCGTCCGCCGCAGGCGTCAGAGGCGGCTGGAGGCGCTTCTTGAAGCCACCTTGCCCCCTGCGCCGGCAGCCGCCTTCCCCGACGGCGACGGGGGCGGCGGCCCCGACCCCGAGGAAGACGCCGTGCACCACGCGTGGCACATCCGGACCGTCGGGCTCGACGAGGCGGCGATCGAGTCCATCGCGCTCACGCGGTACCGCGcgggcgccggcggcgtgctcggCGCCTCCGATTGCGCCGTCTGCCTCGGCGAGTTCCGGGATGGCGAGCTCCTGCGGCTGCTTCCCAAGTGCACCCACGCGTTCCACGTCCCCTGCATCGACACCTGGCTCCGAGCCCACGTCAACTGCCCGCTCTGCCGCGCCCGCGTACTGGACCCCGCCACCGCTGAGCAGCCCGACCCACCCGCCGaagccgacgccgacgccgaacGCGACATCGGAGCCTTGGAACACGAGCAGCCGGGTCAGCACGCGGACGATCAGCAAGAGCTGCGTGTCCATATCGAACAGCGCGACCAACCGAGCAGCTCGCCGGAGCAGCGGCACCGTCAGCCCGGTCCCCGGGGGCGCAACTTTCGCCGCTTTGCTTCTATGGACTCACCGTGGCCGATAGAGGCTCCGGAAGACGAGCAACGGGGTGGTGACGAGAAGCAGGGGACCGGTGGTGCTGTTTACTGCGAGTTATCACCAGGCTCCGGCCATCTGAAGAACCACCGCGGCAT
- the LOC133919133 gene encoding probable bifunctional riboflavin biosynthesis protein RIBA 2, chloroplastic, translating to MASIAPASSSVAALSRQPLRFMKGSASKETKGTVCSFFTAHSNNVKVKSVGLRIASSLKRDGGYPSGSVSGNGDALLPKSTSVHGQDHPIADSVLPMDSMIAPEILSVNLARVVDKFSDDDTDTELDLDSPTEGFASIAVAIEDIRQGKLVIVVDDESRENEGDLIMAASLVTPEAMAFIVRHGTGIVCVSMKEDDLERLNLPLMVTTKENEEKLCTAFTVTVDAKEGTTTGVSAKDRAKTVMTLASPNSKPDDFNRPGHIFPLKYREGGVLKRAGHTEASVDLAILAGLPPVAVLCEIVDDADGSMARLPKLHVFAERENLKIISIADLIRYRRKRDRLIERASVARLPLRWGNVHAYCYRSVIDGIEHIAMVKGEIGDGQDILVRVHSECLTGDIFGSAKCDCGDQLAMAMEMIEKAGRGVLVYLRGHEGRGIGLGHKLRAYNLQDDGLDTVEANEELGLPVDSREYGIGAQILRDLGVRSMKLMTNNPAKYSGLKGYGLSIAGRVPLITPITSENRKYLETKRTKMGHVYGLANGQVNHPSDSKSTEEKH from the exons ATGGCTTCGATTGCGCCTGCGTCTTCGTCCGTCGCCGCCCTCAGCCGTCAACC GTTGCGGTTCATGAAAGGGAGTGCATCCAAGGAGACAAAAGGGACAGTTTGCAGTTTTTTCACTGCACATTCAAATAATGTCAAAGTGAAATCAGTGGGCTTGAGAATAGCATCATCCTTGAAAAGGGATGGTGGTTATCCATCTGGTAGTGTCTCTGGGAATGGCGACGCGCTGTTACCAAAGAGCACCTCTGTTCATGGCCAGGACCATCCGATTGCTGACTCAGTACTCCCGATGGATTCCATGATTGCACCAGAAATCCTTTCTGTTAATTTGGCACGTGTTGTGGACAAGTTCTCAGATGATGACACGGACACTGAACTTGATTTGGATAGCCCGACTGAGGGCTTTGCATCCATTGCAGTGGCAATAGAGGACATACGACAAGGAAAA CTTGTGATTGTTGTTGACGATGAATCGAGGGAAAATGAAGGTGACCTTATAATGGCTGCTTCCTTGGTTACCCCAGAGGCTATGGCTTTTATAGTAAGGCATGGGACTGGAATTGTGTGTGTCAGCATGAAAGAAGATGATCTGGAAAGATTGAACCTTCCTTTGATGGTTACCACAAAAGAAAACGAAGAGAAGCTATGCACTGCCTTCACTGTTACAGTG GATGCGAAAGAGGGCACAACAACTGGGGTATCTGCTAAGGATAGGGCAAAAACGGTCATGACTCTTGCATCTCCCAACTCTAAGCCTGATGACTTCAATCGCCCTGGTCATATTTTCCCTTTGAAATACAGAGAGGGTGGTGTTCTGAAACGAGCTGGACACACCGAAGCATCTGTTGACCTGGCCATTCTGGCTGGATTACCTCCTGTTGCTGTTCTTTGTGAGATTGTGGATGATGCTGATGGCTCCATGGCTCGCTTACCAAAGTTACATGTGTTTGCTGAAAGGGAGAATCTGAAGATAATATCTATTGCTGACTTGATTAG ATATAGGAGGAAAAGAGACAGGCTAATTGAACGTGCTTCTGTTGCACGCTTGCCTTTGAGATGGGGCAATGTCCATGCTTACTGCTACAGATCTGTTATTGATGGAATTGAGCATATTGCAATGGTGAAA GGTGAGATTGGTGATGGTCAAGACATTTTGGTGAGGGTGCACTCCGAGTGCCTCACAGGAGACATTTTTGGATCTGCAAAATGTGATTGTGGTGACCAGCTTGCCATGGCAATGGAGATGATTGAAAAGGCTGGAAGGGGTGTATTAGTTTATCTCCGTGGACATGAAGGAAGGGGTATTGGTCTGGGTCACAAGCTCCGTGCTTATAACTTACAAGATGATGGACTTGACACCGTGGAAGCTAATGAGGAACTAGGACTTCCTGTGGACTCACGGGAATATGGGATTGGTGCTCAG ATATTACGGGATCTAGGAGTCCGTTCAATGAAGTTGATGACCAATAACCCTGCAAAGTATAGCGGTCTCAAGGGTTATGGATTAAGCATTGCGGGCAGGGTGCCCTTGATAACGCCAATAACCAGTGAGAATCGGAAATACCTGGAGACCAAAAGAACAAAGATGGGGCATGTCTATGGATTGGCCAATGGACAGGTTAACCATCCAAGTGACAGCAAGAGCACAGAAGAGAAGCACTAG